A DNA window from Xanthomonas campestris pv. campestris str. ATCC 33913 contains the following coding sequences:
- the fabB gene encoding beta-ketoacyl-ACP synthase I, translating into MRRVVVTGMGINSCLGNDLDTVSSALRESRSGITALPDHAEAGLRSQVGGAVDIDLDGLIDRKLKRFMGDASAYAYLAMRDAIADAGLSPEQVSDLRTGVIAGSGGGSSQWQVETADLLRARGVRKVGPYMVPRTMCSAVSASLATAFKIRGLSYSLSAACATSAHCIGAAADLIRHGEQDVMFAGGGEELHWTMSVMFDAMGALSTGFNDRPAVASRPYDAQRDGFVIGSGGGMLVLEDYDHAIARGARIHAELLGYGVSSDGADMVAPSGEGAVRCMHMAMQGLDRPIDYLNTHGTSTPLGDATELGAVREVFGDNVPPLSSTKALSGHSLGAASVHEAIYSMLMLRDGFMAGSAHIDELDPRAEGFPILRATREATLNTVMSNSFGFGGTNGVLVFGRV; encoded by the coding sequence ATGCGCCGTGTTGTCGTCACCGGAATGGGCATCAATTCGTGCCTGGGCAATGACCTGGACACGGTCTCCAGCGCGCTGCGCGAAAGCCGCTCGGGCATCACCGCATTACCCGACCATGCCGAAGCGGGTCTGCGCAGCCAGGTGGGCGGCGCGGTGGACATCGACCTGGACGGATTGATCGACCGCAAGCTCAAGCGCTTCATGGGCGATGCCTCGGCCTACGCCTACCTGGCGATGCGCGATGCCATTGCCGATGCCGGCCTGTCGCCCGAGCAGGTCAGCGACCTGCGCACCGGCGTGATTGCCGGCTCCGGCGGCGGCTCCAGCCAGTGGCAGGTGGAAACGGCCGATCTGCTGCGCGCACGCGGCGTGCGCAAGGTAGGCCCGTACATGGTGCCGCGCACGATGTGTTCGGCAGTCTCCGCATCGCTTGCCACTGCCTTCAAGATCCGCGGCCTGAGCTATTCGTTGTCGGCCGCCTGCGCGACCTCGGCGCATTGCATTGGCGCGGCCGCGGATCTGATCCGGCATGGTGAGCAGGATGTGATGTTTGCCGGCGGCGGCGAAGAACTGCACTGGACCATGAGCGTGATGTTCGATGCGATGGGCGCGTTGTCCACCGGCTTCAACGATCGCCCGGCGGTGGCCTCGCGTCCCTACGATGCGCAACGCGATGGGTTCGTCATCGGCAGCGGCGGTGGCATGTTGGTGCTGGAAGACTACGACCACGCCATCGCGCGCGGCGCCCGCATCCATGCCGAACTGCTGGGCTACGGCGTGAGCTCCGATGGCGCGGACATGGTCGCGCCCAGTGGCGAGGGCGCGGTGCGCTGCATGCACATGGCGATGCAAGGGCTGGATCGCCCGATCGACTATCTCAACACGCACGGCACCTCCACCCCGCTGGGCGATGCCACCGAGCTGGGCGCGGTGCGCGAGGTGTTCGGCGACAACGTGCCACCGCTGTCCTCGACCAAGGCGTTGTCCGGTCATTCGCTGGGTGCGGCAAGCGTGCACGAGGCGATCTACAGCATGCTGATGCTGCGCGATGGCTTCATGGCCGGCTCGGCGCATATCGACGAACTCGACCCGCGCGCGGAAGGCTTCCCGATCCTGCGCGCTACACGCGAGGCGACGTTGAACACGGTGATGTCCAACAGCTTCGGCTTCGGCGGCACCAACGGCGTGCTGGTGTTCGGCCGGGTGTAA
- the fabA gene encoding 3-hydroxyacyl-[acyl-carrier-protein] dehydratase FabA, whose amino-acid sequence MTRQNAYSRDQLLASARGELFGPNSGRLPNDPMLMFDRITEINDNGGSHGKGLIRAELDIRPDLWFFNCHFIGDPVMPGCLGLDAMWQLTGFFLTWIGAPGRGRALGCGEVKFTGQVLPTATLVTYEIEISRVINRKLVMAQSDARMLVDGREIYAAKDLRVGMFTSTENF is encoded by the coding sequence ATGACTCGTCAAAATGCGTACTCGCGTGACCAATTGCTGGCCAGCGCGCGCGGGGAATTGTTCGGCCCCAACAGCGGCCGTCTGCCGAACGACCCGATGCTGATGTTCGACCGCATCACCGAGATCAACGACAACGGCGGCAGCCACGGCAAGGGCCTGATCCGCGCCGAGCTCGATATCCGCCCGGACCTGTGGTTCTTCAATTGCCACTTCATCGGCGACCCGGTGATGCCCGGCTGCCTCGGCCTGGATGCGATGTGGCAACTGACCGGCTTCTTTCTCACCTGGATCGGTGCGCCGGGCCGCGGACGCGCGCTGGGCTGTGGCGAGGTGAAATTCACCGGCCAGGTGCTGCCCACCGCAACGCTGGTGACCTACGAAATCGAGATCAGCCGGGTCATCAACCGCAAGCTGGTGATGGCACAGAGCGATGCGCGCATGTTGGTGGATGGGCGCGAGATCTACGCCGCCAAGGATCTGCGCGTGGGCATGTTCACTTCGACGGAGAATTTCTGA
- the dinB gene encoding DNA polymerase IV, which produces MRKIVHVDMDAFYASVEQRDDPSLRGKPVVVAWRGARSVVCAASYEARTFGIRSAMPAVRAERLCPDAVFVPPDFARYKAVSRQVREIFHRHTDLVEPLSLDEAYLDVTEAKTGMQLATEIAQLIRTQIREETQLTASAGIAPNKFLAKIASDWRKPDGQFVIAPSRVDAFLLPLPVNRIPGVGKVMDGKLAALGIVTVSDLRLRPLEELQAHFGSFGQSLYRRARGIDERPVEPDQEVQSVSSEDTFSEDLALDALDPHIQRLAEKTWHATRRTERIGRTVVLKLKTSNFRILTRSYTPEQPPASLQGLVDIALGLTRRVELPPETRYRLVGVGLSGFSDPELQAAVQGELFGEVPQQ; this is translated from the coding sequence ATGCGCAAGATCGTTCACGTGGACATGGATGCGTTCTACGCGTCCGTGGAACAACGTGATGATCCGTCGCTGCGCGGCAAGCCGGTGGTGGTGGCCTGGCGCGGCGCGCGCTCGGTGGTGTGCGCTGCCTCGTATGAAGCACGCACCTTCGGCATCCGCTCGGCGATGCCGGCCGTACGCGCCGAGCGCTTGTGCCCGGATGCGGTCTTCGTGCCGCCGGATTTCGCACGCTACAAGGCGGTGTCGCGGCAGGTGCGCGAGATCTTTCACCGGCACACCGACCTGGTCGAGCCGCTATCGCTGGACGAAGCGTATCTGGACGTCACCGAAGCCAAGACCGGCATGCAGTTGGCCACGGAAATCGCGCAGCTCATCCGGACCCAGATCCGCGAAGAAACCCAGCTCACCGCGTCGGCAGGCATCGCGCCTAACAAGTTCCTGGCCAAGATCGCCTCGGATTGGCGCAAGCCCGATGGCCAGTTCGTGATCGCGCCCAGTCGCGTGGATGCCTTCCTGCTGCCGCTGCCGGTCAACCGTATTCCCGGCGTGGGCAAGGTCATGGATGGCAAGCTGGCGGCGTTGGGCATCGTCACCGTGAGTGACTTGCGCTTGCGGCCACTGGAAGAACTGCAGGCGCATTTCGGCAGTTTCGGGCAAAGCCTGTACCGGCGTGCACGCGGCATCGACGAGCGGCCGGTGGAGCCGGACCAGGAAGTGCAATCGGTGTCTTCCGAGGACACCTTCAGTGAAGATCTGGCACTTGATGCGCTTGACCCGCACATCCAGCGGCTGGCCGAAAAGACCTGGCATGCGACGCGGCGCACCGAGCGGATTGGCCGCACGGTGGTGCTCAAGCTGAAGACCTCCAACTTTCGCATCCTCACTCGCTCGTATACGCCCGAGCAGCCGCCGGCGTCGTTGCAGGGGCTGGTCGATATCGCGTTGGGGCTGACCCGGCGCGTGGAGTTGCCGCCGGAGACACGTTACCGCCTGGTCGGCGTGGGGCTGAGCGGTTTTTCCGACCCCGAGCTGCAGGCCGCGGTGCAGGGCGAATTGTTCGGCGAGGTGCCGCAGCAGTAA
- a CDS encoding phosphoglycolate phosphatase produces MFPYPLVIFDLDGTLVDSASDIAEALNGTLQELGLQQFPEATVRSWIGEGVHTLLATALREAGSDRDVDAEMPVMMRHYEASLLHHPHLYPGVAEALPALRSAGATLALCTNKPARFIQPLLEHLGIAAQFATVLGGDSLPQRKPSAAPLLHLAQQFQHAPAQCLMVGDSATDAAAAQAAGMPLAMVRYGYLRGFDVEHAGAVAVIDDMRALLMLH; encoded by the coding sequence ATGTTTCCGTATCCGCTGGTGATCTTCGACCTGGATGGCACGCTGGTGGACAGCGCATCGGATATTGCCGAGGCCCTCAACGGCACCTTGCAGGAACTCGGCCTGCAGCAGTTTCCCGAAGCCACCGTGCGCAGCTGGATCGGCGAGGGCGTACACACACTGTTGGCCACCGCTTTGCGCGAAGCAGGCAGCGACCGCGATGTGGATGCGGAAATGCCGGTGATGATGCGCCACTACGAAGCCAGCCTGCTGCATCATCCGCACTTGTATCCAGGCGTTGCCGAGGCCTTGCCTGCGTTGCGCAGCGCAGGCGCCACGCTGGCGTTATGCACCAACAAGCCGGCGCGTTTCATCCAGCCCTTGCTCGAACACCTGGGCATTGCGGCGCAGTTTGCGACGGTGCTCGGCGGCGATTCGTTGCCGCAACGCAAGCCTAGTGCAGCGCCCTTGCTGCATCTGGCGCAGCAGTTCCAACATGCGCCCGCGCAGTGCCTGATGGTGGGCGACTCGGCCACCGATGCCGCCGCTGCGCAGGCCGCCGGCATGCCGTTGGCGATGGTGCGGTATGGCTACCTGCGTGGCTTCGATGTGGAGCACGCCGGCGCGGTTGCGGTGATCGACGACATGCGCGCGCTGCTCATGCTGCACTGA
- a CDS encoding TfoX/Sxy family protein: MTTERLRNIGPKSAAWLRQVGLRTQQDLQAVGAVGAFVKVRRAGFKPSLNLLYSLEGALADCHWQEVPEARRHALLAEYEAASALLPAARGRPVGGPVETVHYARADSDALADDATDVAGDDAQPATHDE, encoded by the coding sequence GTGACCACCGAACGGCTGCGCAACATCGGCCCCAAGAGCGCGGCTTGGCTACGCCAGGTGGGCCTGCGCACCCAGCAGGACCTGCAGGCCGTGGGCGCGGTGGGCGCGTTTGTAAAAGTGCGTCGTGCCGGATTCAAGCCCAGCCTCAATCTGCTGTATTCGCTGGAAGGTGCGCTTGCCGATTGCCATTGGCAGGAAGTGCCGGAAGCGCGCCGGCATGCCTTGCTGGCCGAATACGAAGCCGCCAGCGCACTGCTGCCGGCCGCACGTGGCCGCCCGGTCGGTGGCCCGGTGGAAACCGTGCATTACGCGCGCGCCGACAGCGATGCGCTGGCAGACGATGCCACCGACGTGGCCGGCGACGACGCGCAGCCCGCCACGCACGACGAGTAA
- a CDS encoding GAF domain-containing protein, with translation MFATSSLTGSKPEQYAQLTAQAQALVHGEPDRIANAANLAALIFNSLPSLNWTGFYFYDGRELVVGPFQGLPACVRIPLDKGVCGAAASTRQTQRIADVDAFPGHIACDSASRSELVIPLVQGDTLIGVLDLDSPELDRFDADDQRGLEAIAQVFVGALT, from the coding sequence ATGTTCGCCACCTCTTCGCTGACCGGCAGCAAGCCGGAACAATATGCCCAGCTCACCGCCCAGGCCCAGGCACTGGTGCACGGCGAGCCGGACCGGATCGCCAACGCTGCCAACCTGGCCGCGCTGATCTTCAATTCACTGCCGTCGCTCAACTGGACAGGGTTCTATTTCTACGACGGCCGCGAGCTGGTCGTCGGGCCCTTCCAGGGGCTGCCCGCCTGCGTGCGCATCCCGTTGGACAAGGGTGTGTGCGGTGCCGCCGCCAGTACCCGGCAGACTCAGCGCATTGCCGATGTGGATGCGTTTCCCGGGCATATCGCCTGTGATTCGGCGTCGCGGTCGGAGCTGGTGATTCCGCTGGTGCAAGGCGACACGCTGATCGGCGTGCTCGACCTGGACAGCCCGGAACTGGACCGTTTCGACGCGGACGACCAGCGCGGACTGGAAGCCATCGCGCAGGTCTTCGTCGGCGCGTTGACGTGA